A single window of Liolophura sinensis isolate JHLJ2023 chromosome 6, CUHK_Ljap_v2, whole genome shotgun sequence DNA harbors:
- the LOC135468085 gene encoding STE20-like serine/threonine-protein kinase isoform X1 produces MSFFNQLKKIFGITSSDYDIKKKKQANDNIKRDQNPLEKWDIVGELGDGAFGKVYKAERKDNMLCAALKEVEIKGEEELEDFTVEIDILSACAHQNVVGLYEAFFFDSKLYMFIEFCGGGALDSIMVDLEKPLTEEQIRFVTHEMVKGLDHLHKHRVIHRDLKAGNVLVTMEGDVKLADFGVSAKNVKTTQRRDTFIGTPYWMAPEVIMCETLKDAPYDYKADIWSLGITMIEFAQIEPPNHDMHPMRVLIKIQKSEPPTLDQPSKWSKAFNDFISTCLVKDPERRPTAEELAEHKFIKGFENRKPLLNLILEAKAEVVEDVQDLSEEEELRKIKVSDNAQIDDSQSLESLSVSDLSETGVDESEGENDKLLELAPKKPVEFVEERVEEKFEEKEEKEKEEKEKEEKEQRPDSKTEEVMKKEEQEKSPDEGLGPSGSEKSELSDVRHSQGESPSKTVEKPGDESKAEEEQGVETEIINDILDDVIQSTTVQPSIPGVVLDTVQGFVEEGHNRDVGMERGDHRDIHVPVSTVIDKVDDTHPTPDGSRPGSENKETAPEEKPGIEDVSPVTNIDELIIDQDDVIDLDDTDLDVVPKREKSEEKTQEAKVEPANRFVNGNAVHMREHEENEPAPPIPPRVSMIDKRDSKTNLVDLDVSNPDDDLDRKSDDGSSTTADSVDKTKMRPQSAGGSRYIQKTRGENKSQYRTIKKTRRFVIDGVVVTSTTSKVVAAGEGK; encoded by the exons gCTGAGCGTAAGGACAACATGCTGTGTGCGGCCCTTAAGGAGGTGGAGATCAAGGGCGAGGAAGAACTGGAGGACTTCACTGTGGAGATTGACATCCTCTCTGCCTGCGCTCATCAAAATGTTGTGGGCTTGTATGAGGCCTTCTTCTTTGATAGTAAACTTTAT ATGTTTATCGAGTTCTGCGGGGGAGGTGCCCTGGACAGCATCATGGTGGACTTAGAGAAACCCCTGACTGAAGAGCAGATAAGATTTGTTACTCATGAAATGGTGAAGGGCCTTGACCACTTACACAAGCACAGAGTCATCCACAGGGATCTCAAGGCTGGCAATGTACTGGTCACAATGGAAGGAGATGTCAAACTGG CTGATTTTGGAGTGTCTGCCAAAAATGTGAAGACAACACAGAGACGAGATACCTTTATTGGAACACCTTATTG GATGGCTCCTGAAGTGATAATGTGTGAGACCTTAAAAGATGCGCCCTACGATTATAAAGCTGATATCTGGAGTTTAG gTATAACGATGATAGAGTTTGCACAGATAGAACCACCAAACCATGACATGCATCCCATGAGAGTGTTGATCAAGATACAGAAGTCTGAACCTCCAACACTGGACCAGCCCTCCAAGTG GTCGAAAGCATTCAATGACTTCATATCCACCTGTCTAGTTAAGGATCCAGAGAGGCGACCCACAGCTGAAGAACTGGCTGAG CACAAGTTTATCAAAGGATTTGAGAACAGAAAGCCTCTACTAAACTTAATTTTGGAGGCTAAGGCAGAAGTAGTGGAAGATGTTCAGGATCTCTCTGAGGAAGAAGAACTACGCAAAATAAAGGTATCGgataat GCTCAAATAGATGACTCCCAGTCTTTGGAGAGTCTCTCAGTGTCTGATTTATCTGAAACTGGAGTGGATGAATCAGAAGGAGAAAATGACAAGCTTTTGGAATTGGCCCCCAAG AAACCAGTAGAGTTTGTAGAAGAGAGGGTTGAAGAAAAGTTTGAAGAGAAGGAAGAAAAAGAGAAGGAAGAAAAAGAGAAGGAAGAAAAAGAGCAGAGACCAGACTCTAAAACTGAAGAAGTCATGAAGAAGGAAGAGCAAGAGAAGTCACCGGATGAGGGTTTAGGTCCCAGCGGTAGCGAGAAGTCTGAACTGTCTGATGTAAGACATAGCCAG GGAGAGAGTCCGTCCAAAACAGTGGAAAAGCCAGGGGACGAAAGTAAAGCTGAAGAGGAGCAAGGAGTAGAAACTGAAATCATTAATGACATTCTAGATGATGTAATCCAGTCCACAACTGTGCAGCCGTCAATACCAGGTGTGGTTTTGGATACGGTGCAAGGATTTGTGGAGGAAGGTCACAACAGGGATGTGGGGATGGAGAGAGGGGATCATAGAGACATCCACGTCCCTGTGTCAACTGTGATAGACAAAGTCGATGACACCCACCCAACGCCAGATGGCTCCAGGCCAGGGTCAGAAAACAAGGAGACAGCGCCTGAGGAAAAACCAGGTATAGAAGACGTTAGTCCTGTCACAAATATAGATGAACTGATAATAGATCAAGATGATGTTATTGACTTGGACGACACTGATTTGGACGTTGTGCCAAAGCGAGAAAAGAGCGAGGAAAAAACTCAGGAAGCTAAAGTGGAGCCAGCCAACAGGTTCGTTAACGGAAACGCTGTCCACATGCGAGAACATGAAGAAAACGAACCAGCACCTCCAATTCCACCACGCGTATCAATGATCGACAAACGTGATAGCAAAACAAACCTTGTAGACTTAGATGTGTCCAATCCAGACGATGATCTAGATCGTAAATCTGACGATGGTAGCTCAACGACGGCTGACAGCGTAGACAAGACTAAGATGCGTCCCCAGTCAGCAGGTGGCAGCAGATACATCCAGAAAACCAGAGGG GAGAACAAGAGTCAGTACAGGACGATTAAGAAGACTCGTCGCTTTGTGATTGATGGCGTAGTGGTAACAAGTACTACATCCAAAGTTGTGGCTGCGGGAGAGGGAAAATAG
- the LOC135468085 gene encoding STE20-like serine/threonine-protein kinase isoform X3, whose translation MSFFNQLKKIFGITSSDYDIKKKKQANDNIKRDQNPLEKWDIVGELGDGAFGKVYKAERKDNMLCAALKEVEIKGEEELEDFTVEIDILSACAHQNVVGLYEAFFFDSKLYMFIEFCGGGALDSIMVDLEKPLTEEQIRFVTHEMVKGLDHLHKHRVIHRDLKAGNVLVTMEGDVKLADFGVSAKNVKTTQRRDTFIGTPYWMAPEVIMCETLKDAPYDYKADIWSLGITMIEFAQIEPPNHDMHPMRVLIKIQKSEPPTLDQPSKWSKAFNDFISTCLVKDPERRPTAEELAEHKFIKGFENRKPLLNLILEAKAEVVEDVQDLSEEEELRKIKVSDNAQIDDSQSLESLSVSDLSETGVDESEGENDKLLELAPKKPVEFVEERVEEKFEEKEEKEKEEKEKEEKEQRPDSKTEEVMKKEEQEKSPDEGLGPSGSEKSELSDGESPSKTVEKPGDESKAEEEQGVETEIINDILDDVIQSTTVQPSIPGVVLDTVQGFVEEGHNRDVGMERGDHRDIHVPVSTVIDKVDDTHPTPDGSRPGSENKETAPEEKPGIEDVSPVTNIDELIIDQDDVIDLDDTDLDVVPKREKSEEKTQEAKVEPANRFVNGNAVHMREHEENEPAPPIPPRVSMIDKRDSKTNLVDLDVSNPDDDLDRKSDDGSSTTADSVDKTKMRPQSAGGSRYIQKTRGENKSQYRTIKKTRRFVIDGVVVTSTTSKVVAAGEGK comes from the exons gCTGAGCGTAAGGACAACATGCTGTGTGCGGCCCTTAAGGAGGTGGAGATCAAGGGCGAGGAAGAACTGGAGGACTTCACTGTGGAGATTGACATCCTCTCTGCCTGCGCTCATCAAAATGTTGTGGGCTTGTATGAGGCCTTCTTCTTTGATAGTAAACTTTAT ATGTTTATCGAGTTCTGCGGGGGAGGTGCCCTGGACAGCATCATGGTGGACTTAGAGAAACCCCTGACTGAAGAGCAGATAAGATTTGTTACTCATGAAATGGTGAAGGGCCTTGACCACTTACACAAGCACAGAGTCATCCACAGGGATCTCAAGGCTGGCAATGTACTGGTCACAATGGAAGGAGATGTCAAACTGG CTGATTTTGGAGTGTCTGCCAAAAATGTGAAGACAACACAGAGACGAGATACCTTTATTGGAACACCTTATTG GATGGCTCCTGAAGTGATAATGTGTGAGACCTTAAAAGATGCGCCCTACGATTATAAAGCTGATATCTGGAGTTTAG gTATAACGATGATAGAGTTTGCACAGATAGAACCACCAAACCATGACATGCATCCCATGAGAGTGTTGATCAAGATACAGAAGTCTGAACCTCCAACACTGGACCAGCCCTCCAAGTG GTCGAAAGCATTCAATGACTTCATATCCACCTGTCTAGTTAAGGATCCAGAGAGGCGACCCACAGCTGAAGAACTGGCTGAG CACAAGTTTATCAAAGGATTTGAGAACAGAAAGCCTCTACTAAACTTAATTTTGGAGGCTAAGGCAGAAGTAGTGGAAGATGTTCAGGATCTCTCTGAGGAAGAAGAACTACGCAAAATAAAGGTATCGgataat GCTCAAATAGATGACTCCCAGTCTTTGGAGAGTCTCTCAGTGTCTGATTTATCTGAAACTGGAGTGGATGAATCAGAAGGAGAAAATGACAAGCTTTTGGAATTGGCCCCCAAG AAACCAGTAGAGTTTGTAGAAGAGAGGGTTGAAGAAAAGTTTGAAGAGAAGGAAGAAAAAGAGAAGGAAGAAAAAGAGAAGGAAGAAAAAGAGCAGAGACCAGACTCTAAAACTGAAGAAGTCATGAAGAAGGAAGAGCAAGAGAAGTCACCGGATGAGGGTTTAGGTCCCAGCGGTAGCGAGAAGTCTGAACTGTCTGAT GGAGAGAGTCCGTCCAAAACAGTGGAAAAGCCAGGGGACGAAAGTAAAGCTGAAGAGGAGCAAGGAGTAGAAACTGAAATCATTAATGACATTCTAGATGATGTAATCCAGTCCACAACTGTGCAGCCGTCAATACCAGGTGTGGTTTTGGATACGGTGCAAGGATTTGTGGAGGAAGGTCACAACAGGGATGTGGGGATGGAGAGAGGGGATCATAGAGACATCCACGTCCCTGTGTCAACTGTGATAGACAAAGTCGATGACACCCACCCAACGCCAGATGGCTCCAGGCCAGGGTCAGAAAACAAGGAGACAGCGCCTGAGGAAAAACCAGGTATAGAAGACGTTAGTCCTGTCACAAATATAGATGAACTGATAATAGATCAAGATGATGTTATTGACTTGGACGACACTGATTTGGACGTTGTGCCAAAGCGAGAAAAGAGCGAGGAAAAAACTCAGGAAGCTAAAGTGGAGCCAGCCAACAGGTTCGTTAACGGAAACGCTGTCCACATGCGAGAACATGAAGAAAACGAACCAGCACCTCCAATTCCACCACGCGTATCAATGATCGACAAACGTGATAGCAAAACAAACCTTGTAGACTTAGATGTGTCCAATCCAGACGATGATCTAGATCGTAAATCTGACGATGGTAGCTCAACGACGGCTGACAGCGTAGACAAGACTAAGATGCGTCCCCAGTCAGCAGGTGGCAGCAGATACATCCAGAAAACCAGAGGG GAGAACAAGAGTCAGTACAGGACGATTAAGAAGACTCGTCGCTTTGTGATTGATGGCGTAGTGGTAACAAGTACTACATCCAAAGTTGTGGCTGCGGGAGAGGGAAAATAG
- the LOC135468085 gene encoding STE20-like serine/threonine-protein kinase isoform X2 — translation MSFFNQLKKIFGITSSDYDIKKKKQANDNIKRDQNPLEKWDIVGELGDGAFGKVYKAERKDNMLCAALKEVEIKGEEELEDFTVEIDILSACAHQNVVGLYEAFFFDSKLYMFIEFCGGGALDSIMVDLEKPLTEEQIRFVTHEMVKGLDHLHKHRVIHRDLKAGNVLVTMEGDVKLADFGVSAKNVKTTQRRDTFIGTPYWMAPEVIMCETLKDAPYDYKADIWSLGITMIEFAQIEPPNHDMHPMRVLIKIQKSEPPTLDQPSKWSKAFNDFISTCLVKDPERRPTAEELAEHKFIKGFENRKPLLNLILEAKAEVVEDVQDLSEEEELRKIKAQIDDSQSLESLSVSDLSETGVDESEGENDKLLELAPKKPVEFVEERVEEKFEEKEEKEKEEKEKEEKEQRPDSKTEEVMKKEEQEKSPDEGLGPSGSEKSELSDVRHSQGESPSKTVEKPGDESKAEEEQGVETEIINDILDDVIQSTTVQPSIPGVVLDTVQGFVEEGHNRDVGMERGDHRDIHVPVSTVIDKVDDTHPTPDGSRPGSENKETAPEEKPGIEDVSPVTNIDELIIDQDDVIDLDDTDLDVVPKREKSEEKTQEAKVEPANRFVNGNAVHMREHEENEPAPPIPPRVSMIDKRDSKTNLVDLDVSNPDDDLDRKSDDGSSTTADSVDKTKMRPQSAGGSRYIQKTRGENKSQYRTIKKTRRFVIDGVVVTSTTSKVVAAGEGK, via the exons gCTGAGCGTAAGGACAACATGCTGTGTGCGGCCCTTAAGGAGGTGGAGATCAAGGGCGAGGAAGAACTGGAGGACTTCACTGTGGAGATTGACATCCTCTCTGCCTGCGCTCATCAAAATGTTGTGGGCTTGTATGAGGCCTTCTTCTTTGATAGTAAACTTTAT ATGTTTATCGAGTTCTGCGGGGGAGGTGCCCTGGACAGCATCATGGTGGACTTAGAGAAACCCCTGACTGAAGAGCAGATAAGATTTGTTACTCATGAAATGGTGAAGGGCCTTGACCACTTACACAAGCACAGAGTCATCCACAGGGATCTCAAGGCTGGCAATGTACTGGTCACAATGGAAGGAGATGTCAAACTGG CTGATTTTGGAGTGTCTGCCAAAAATGTGAAGACAACACAGAGACGAGATACCTTTATTGGAACACCTTATTG GATGGCTCCTGAAGTGATAATGTGTGAGACCTTAAAAGATGCGCCCTACGATTATAAAGCTGATATCTGGAGTTTAG gTATAACGATGATAGAGTTTGCACAGATAGAACCACCAAACCATGACATGCATCCCATGAGAGTGTTGATCAAGATACAGAAGTCTGAACCTCCAACACTGGACCAGCCCTCCAAGTG GTCGAAAGCATTCAATGACTTCATATCCACCTGTCTAGTTAAGGATCCAGAGAGGCGACCCACAGCTGAAGAACTGGCTGAG CACAAGTTTATCAAAGGATTTGAGAACAGAAAGCCTCTACTAAACTTAATTTTGGAGGCTAAGGCAGAAGTAGTGGAAGATGTTCAGGATCTCTCTGAGGAAGAAGAACTACGCAAAATAAAG GCTCAAATAGATGACTCCCAGTCTTTGGAGAGTCTCTCAGTGTCTGATTTATCTGAAACTGGAGTGGATGAATCAGAAGGAGAAAATGACAAGCTTTTGGAATTGGCCCCCAAG AAACCAGTAGAGTTTGTAGAAGAGAGGGTTGAAGAAAAGTTTGAAGAGAAGGAAGAAAAAGAGAAGGAAGAAAAAGAGAAGGAAGAAAAAGAGCAGAGACCAGACTCTAAAACTGAAGAAGTCATGAAGAAGGAAGAGCAAGAGAAGTCACCGGATGAGGGTTTAGGTCCCAGCGGTAGCGAGAAGTCTGAACTGTCTGATGTAAGACATAGCCAG GGAGAGAGTCCGTCCAAAACAGTGGAAAAGCCAGGGGACGAAAGTAAAGCTGAAGAGGAGCAAGGAGTAGAAACTGAAATCATTAATGACATTCTAGATGATGTAATCCAGTCCACAACTGTGCAGCCGTCAATACCAGGTGTGGTTTTGGATACGGTGCAAGGATTTGTGGAGGAAGGTCACAACAGGGATGTGGGGATGGAGAGAGGGGATCATAGAGACATCCACGTCCCTGTGTCAACTGTGATAGACAAAGTCGATGACACCCACCCAACGCCAGATGGCTCCAGGCCAGGGTCAGAAAACAAGGAGACAGCGCCTGAGGAAAAACCAGGTATAGAAGACGTTAGTCCTGTCACAAATATAGATGAACTGATAATAGATCAAGATGATGTTATTGACTTGGACGACACTGATTTGGACGTTGTGCCAAAGCGAGAAAAGAGCGAGGAAAAAACTCAGGAAGCTAAAGTGGAGCCAGCCAACAGGTTCGTTAACGGAAACGCTGTCCACATGCGAGAACATGAAGAAAACGAACCAGCACCTCCAATTCCACCACGCGTATCAATGATCGACAAACGTGATAGCAAAACAAACCTTGTAGACTTAGATGTGTCCAATCCAGACGATGATCTAGATCGTAAATCTGACGATGGTAGCTCAACGACGGCTGACAGCGTAGACAAGACTAAGATGCGTCCCCAGTCAGCAGGTGGCAGCAGATACATCCAGAAAACCAGAGGG GAGAACAAGAGTCAGTACAGGACGATTAAGAAGACTCGTCGCTTTGTGATTGATGGCGTAGTGGTAACAAGTACTACATCCAAAGTTGTGGCTGCGGGAGAGGGAAAATAG